From the Psychrobacillus sp. FSL K6-4046 genome, one window contains:
- the rpmG gene encoding 50S ribosomal protein L33, producing MRVNITLACTDCGERNYISKKNKRNNPERLELKKYCSREKKMTLHRETK from the coding sequence ATGCGCGTTAATATTACATTAGCTTGTACAGATTGCGGAGAGCGCAACTATATTTCTAAGAAAAACAAGCGTAACAATCCAGAACGTCTTGAACTTAAAAAATATTGCTCTCGTGAAAAGAAAATGACTCTTCATAGAGAAACTAAATAA
- a CDS encoding 5-formyltetrahydrofolate cyclo-ligase, giving the protein MSKQLIRKKMQENLSRLDYDSYILYSEQIKINFLQEISTLNFQTIGLTISSFPEVDTEGLIKELWSMGKTVVVPKCSPKSRAMTFYHIESYDQLETVYMNLREPNPNITRAISSDAIELLIVPGIVYNKSGYRIGYGGGYYDRFLSTYLGLTMSLAFDMQVNDEVVREQFDLPVDRIITESATIPCYEYRKKDDCN; this is encoded by the coding sequence ATGTCCAAACAATTAATAAGAAAAAAAATGCAGGAGAATTTATCTAGATTAGATTATGATTCATACATATTATATTCCGAGCAAATAAAAATAAATTTTTTACAAGAAATTTCTACCTTAAATTTTCAAACGATTGGCCTTACGATATCTTCTTTTCCAGAGGTAGATACGGAGGGACTCATTAAGGAACTTTGGAGTATGGGGAAGACAGTAGTTGTACCAAAATGTTCTCCCAAAAGTCGAGCGATGACTTTTTATCACATAGAAAGCTACGATCAGCTTGAAACGGTCTATATGAATCTAAGGGAGCCAAATCCAAATATTACGAGGGCTATTAGTTCGGATGCAATTGAGTTGTTAATAGTCCCTGGTATTGTGTATAATAAGTCAGGTTATCGGATCGGGTACGGTGGTGGATATTATGATCGATTCTTATCTACTTACCTTGGCTTAACAATGTCCTTGGCTTTTGATATGCAGGTTAATGATGAAGTAGTACGAGAACAGTTCGATCTACCGGTTGACCGCATAATAACTGAGAGTGCAACCATACCATGTTATGAATATCGAAAAAAGGATGATTGTAATTGA
- a CDS encoding YqgQ family protein — protein sequence MKSVYDVMQLLKRFGIYVYTKDRVADLEIMEEEIKELYALQMIQPQDFQQAVLLLRQEKSRIIKTL from the coding sequence TTGAAGTCTGTATATGATGTGATGCAGTTATTAAAACGTTTTGGAATTTATGTATACACGAAGGATCGAGTAGCAGATCTTGAAATAATGGAAGAGGAAATAAAAGAATTATATGCTTTGCAGATGATCCAGCCTCAAGATTTTCAACAGGCTGTATTATTACTTAGACAAGAAAAAAGTAGAATCATTAAAACTTTATGA
- a CDS encoding LTA synthase family protein, with product MKNNWPKHSILVIAIVATWIKTYIVYHTSFDMKIENIMQQFILFINPLSFLLLIYGISLFYKTNKARNRHIVITSVILSIVLYANAVFYRFFTDFITIPVLFQTSNFGDLGSSAAASIFLTDIFYFTDIAIILIAMKWLKTREKGTSIKPATRRAYFVLSAAILFLNLGLSEIERPQLLTRSFDREMLVKNLGSYNYHLYDIYIQSKSHAQRALADGSELVEVNNYVRSNQADPNEEMFGLAKDRNLIVVSMESLQSFVLNNEMNGHEVTPFLNSLTNDKDTFYFSNFYHQTGLGKTSDSEFLIENSLYPLGGGAVFFTHGENTYHSMAERLNEEGYFTNVMHSNKKSFWNRDMMYQSLNIQKFYDVMSYDVNDENSVNWGLKDIPFLEQSVDLMTEMPEPFYSRLITLTNHHPFTLDEEDMLIPEYDSNSGTLNRYFQSVRYMDESLKVFFDELKEKGLYDNSIIVMYGDHYGISENHNAAMSKYLGKEITPYESAKLQSVPMFVHIPNSDAGKEITDISGQIDLRPTILHLLGLETNKDMQLGADIFSEDHEEFVIFRNGGFVTEDYLYTANTCYENGTGLEVEMENCQPYVDRATQALGYSDKIINGDLLRFYDLKTGNLLIDETKDSTE from the coding sequence TTGAAAAATAACTGGCCCAAACATTCTATTCTTGTAATTGCAATTGTGGCAACTTGGATAAAAACGTATATTGTGTACCACACGAGCTTTGATATGAAAATCGAGAATATAATGCAACAATTTATTTTATTTATTAACCCATTGAGCTTTTTGCTCCTGATCTATGGAATTTCTTTATTTTATAAAACCAATAAGGCTCGAAATAGACATATAGTAATTACTAGTGTGATACTTTCCATCGTGCTTTATGCAAATGCTGTATTTTATCGCTTTTTCACGGATTTCATAACCATTCCAGTCTTGTTTCAAACAAGTAATTTTGGAGATTTAGGTTCTTCTGCAGCAGCAAGTATCTTCCTTACTGATATTTTCTATTTCACCGATATTGCGATTATTTTAATCGCGATGAAATGGTTAAAAACTAGAGAAAAAGGTACGAGTATTAAACCAGCAACAAGAAGAGCATATTTTGTGCTTTCTGCTGCTATATTATTTTTAAATTTAGGACTTTCTGAAATTGAGAGACCTCAGCTTCTAACAAGAAGTTTTGACAGAGAGATGCTTGTTAAAAATCTTGGCTCATACAATTACCATTTATACGACATTTATATTCAATCCAAGTCCCATGCTCAACGTGCACTTGCAGATGGAAGTGAGTTAGTCGAAGTAAATAACTATGTACGCTCAAATCAAGCAGATCCGAATGAGGAAATGTTTGGCTTAGCTAAAGACAGAAACCTAATTGTTGTTTCTATGGAATCTTTACAGTCGTTTGTTTTAAATAACGAAATGAACGGGCATGAAGTAACCCCATTCTTAAACAGTCTAACGAACGATAAAGATACATTCTATTTTTCAAATTTCTATCATCAAACAGGATTAGGGAAAACATCTGATTCAGAGTTTCTTATAGAAAATTCTCTTTATCCTTTAGGTGGCGGCGCGGTATTCTTTACACACGGAGAAAACACATACCACTCAATGGCAGAACGTTTAAATGAGGAAGGTTACTTTACGAACGTCATGCACTCTAACAAGAAAAGCTTTTGGAACCGAGATATGATGTACCAGTCGCTTAATATTCAAAAGTTTTATGATGTAATGAGTTATGATGTAAATGATGAAAACTCAGTAAACTGGGGACTAAAGGATATTCCATTCCTAGAGCAATCTGTAGATTTAATGACAGAAATGCCTGAGCCTTTTTATTCACGTTTAATCACGTTGACGAATCACCATCCATTTACATTGGATGAAGAAGATATGTTAATACCTGAATATGATTCTAATTCTGGAACATTAAATAGATACTTCCAATCCGTTCGTTACATGGATGAATCATTAAAAGTATTCTTTGATGAATTAAAAGAAAAAGGATTATATGATAATTCTATTATTGTAATGTATGGAGACCATTATGGTATTTCTGAAAATCATAATGCTGCAATGTCTAAGTATTTAGGTAAAGAAATCACGCCTTATGAATCTGCTAAGTTACAAAGCGTTCCTATGTTCGTTCATATACCAAATAGTGATGCTGGGAAAGAAATTACGGATATTTCCGGTCAAATTGACTTACGTCCAACAATTTTACACTTATTAGGTTTAGAAACGAATAAGGATATGCAATTAGGTGCAGATATTTTCTCTGAGGATCACGAGGAATTTGTTATTTTCCGTAATGGTGGTTTTGTTACAGAAGATTATTTATACACTGCAAACACATGTTATGAGAATGGAACAGGTCTAGAGGTCGAGATGGAAAACTGTCAGCCATATGTTGATCGAGCAACACAGGCACTAGGCTATTCCGATAAAATTATCAATGGAGATTTGCTACGATTCTATGATTTAAAGACAGGTAATCTTTTAATTGATGAAACGAAGGATTCAACTGAATAA
- a CDS encoding DUF2759 domain-containing protein, translating to MNLLIVIFGLVTVLAIIGTYQAIKEKNLLSVLFNFGTFAVFGFFTVMTVINQGFPPSLH from the coding sequence ATGAACTTATTAATAGTTATTTTTGGTCTTGTTACAGTGCTAGCTATTATAGGCACTTACCAAGCAATCAAAGAAAAAAATTTACTAAGTGTTTTATTTAACTTTGGTACATTTGCAGTTTTTGGTTTCTTTACAGTTATGACAGTAATCAACCAAGGCTTTCCACCAAGCTTACACTAA
- a CDS encoding MBL fold metallo-hydrolase: MLNIRTYPLGFIQTNCYVISNAKKECLIFDPGGNGEQLIKELNRLHLKPIAILLTHAHFDHIGAVDDVRDTYHIPVYIHPTEKSWLTNAEKNGSAKYAEIPNIIAKEADVMLNHEEKMSIGDFEFTISHTPGHSPGSITYYFESDGFAIVGDTLFQNSIGRTDLPGGNEKQLLKSIHTKLLTLPVETVIYPGHGPASTVQAEMDSNPFLNGF, from the coding sequence ATGTTAAATATACGTACATACCCATTAGGTTTTATACAAACGAATTGCTACGTCATTTCCAATGCTAAAAAAGAATGCCTAATTTTTGATCCAGGAGGCAACGGAGAGCAGTTAATTAAGGAGCTAAACAGGCTGCATTTAAAACCAATTGCCATACTGCTGACCCATGCTCACTTTGATCATATTGGGGCTGTAGATGACGTAAGAGATACATATCATATTCCAGTCTATATACATCCTACAGAAAAGTCATGGTTAACTAATGCGGAGAAGAATGGTTCTGCCAAATATGCAGAAATCCCAAATATTATTGCTAAAGAAGCCGACGTAATGTTAAACCATGAAGAAAAGATGAGTATTGGTGATTTTGAATTTACCATCTCTCACACACCAGGACATTCTCCAGGCAGCATAACCTATTACTTTGAATCAGATGGCTTTGCAATAGTTGGAGATACGTTATTCCAAAACAGTATAGGTCGTACAGATCTACCTGGTGGTAACGAGAAGCAGCTGTTAAAGTCGATACACACAAAGCTATTAACACTTCCTGTAGAAACTGTAATATATCCTGGGCATGGCCCAGCATCAACTGTTCAAGCAGAAATGGACAGCAATCCATTTTTGAATGGGTTTTAA
- a CDS encoding DUF2626 family protein yields the protein MGNMYKVMAFWTGIFAVMFYLGDMTEASLLFLANTGLFLLLGFLNLSERMYMYIFGAYLMFFFAGFTYYTTFIHVPGGH from the coding sequence TTGGGCAATATGTATAAAGTAATGGCATTCTGGACAGGGATTTTTGCAGTTATGTTTTATTTAGGTGATATGACAGAAGCGTCTTTACTATTTTTAGCAAATACGGGGTTATTCCTTCTTTTAGGGTTCTTAAACCTATCTGAGCGTATGTATATGTACATCTTCGGGGCTTACTTAATGTTCTTCTTCGCTGGTTTTACATACTACACTACATTCATACATGTACCAGGTGGACATTAA
- a CDS encoding helix-turn-helix domain-containing protein, translated as MSDTLKLTGTLADETRYSIYQYIIKENKEVNVQQIAQHFGIHPNVARLHLTKLNEAKLLTSKFVKNEKGGRPARVYVVAEEPIHLSFPKQENHLLLEWLLELVDTMGEEALEKAKDIAYQNGQKVVNHTLMDSMSFEERLDILKETAHSIGYIPTIMEKNNKKVITFSIFNCPYKDFLNKYPQFICLLHESFLKGQFDKLFPENSFIQLESKQNHCINCVYHVEVL; from the coding sequence CCGATACATTAAAACTAACAGGTACCCTGGCAGATGAGACTAGATACTCAATCTATCAATATATTATAAAAGAAAATAAGGAAGTAAATGTACAGCAAATTGCCCAACATTTTGGTATTCATCCAAATGTGGCTAGACTACATCTTACAAAACTAAACGAAGCGAAGCTACTGACTTCGAAATTCGTTAAAAACGAAAAAGGTGGTCGGCCAGCAAGAGTTTATGTTGTTGCTGAAGAACCAATACATTTAAGTTTTCCTAAACAAGAAAATCATTTACTGCTTGAATGGCTATTGGAATTAGTGGATACAATGGGTGAGGAAGCGCTTGAAAAAGCTAAGGATATCGCTTATCAAAATGGACAAAAAGTGGTTAATCATACACTAATGGATAGCATGTCCTTTGAAGAGAGACTGGATATTTTAAAGGAAACTGCCCACTCTATAGGTTATATCCCTACTATCATGGAAAAGAACAATAAAAAAGTTATCACTTTTTCTATATTCAATTGTCCTTATAAAGATTTTTTAAATAAATACCCACAATTTATATGCTTATTACATGAATCCTTTCTAAAAGGACAGTTTGACAAGTTATTCCCAGAGAATTCATTCATCCAGTTAGAGAGTAAGCAAAATCACTGTATTAATTGCGTATATCACGTCGAAGTTCTATAA